The following coding sequences lie in one Rutidosis leptorrhynchoides isolate AG116_Rl617_1_P2 chromosome 4, CSIRO_AGI_Rlap_v1, whole genome shotgun sequence genomic window:
- the LOC139841058 gene encoding F-box/kelch-repeat protein At3g06240-like, whose product MMIGSCNGLVCISPFVDELLVTNPSTREVRKLPMLPFCRGNLCWGFGYDSITDDYKVVAGINESEHLMRFQVLSLKSSQWKFVGDGNYLTYNAQGCFPRPGVLHDGALHWFMYDTKKKKKKKKKMVILSFDLSLEKFKEIPQPDDTIYLCDHLNVLGTFQKYLCVFRTYDILTDHCNTWLMKNYNCWQLIPCDDYEGNKYGAAATVYILDFIPENTWHLCDDDDKGYVDMLWQRWYHIGTPIFVKSLASLGNKRKRKLR is encoded by the coding sequence ATGATGATTGGTTCCTGTAATGGCCTTGTTTGCATCTCTCCTTTTGTAGATGAATTATTAGTAACTAATCCCTCCACTCGTGAGGTTAGAAAACTGCCAATGCTTCCTTTTTGTAGGGGAAATTTATGTTGGGGTTTTGGTTATGATTCTATCACCGATGATTACAAGGTTGTTGCCGGCATCAATGAATCTGAGCATCTTATGCGCTTTCAAGTGTTATCTTTAAAATCAAGTCAATGGAAATTCGTTGGAGATGGCAACTATTTAACTTATAATGCTCAAGGTTGTTTTCCTCGTCCTGGTGTTTTACATGATGGGGCGCTTCATTGGTTTATGTATGatacaaagaagaagaagaagaagaagaagaagatggttATTCTTTCTTTTGATTTATCTCTTGAGAAATTCAAAGAGATCCCCCAACCTGATGATACAATATATTTATGTGATCATCTTAACGTACTAGGGACGTTTCAAAAATATCTGTGCGTATTCCGTACCTATGATATTCTTACTGATCACTGCAACACATGGTTGATGAAAAACTACAATTGTTGGCAACTGATCCCATGTGATGATTACGAAGGTAACAAGTATGGTGCTGCCGCTACTGTATACATACTCGATTTCATTCCAGAAAACACTTGGCATttatgtgatgatgatgataaaggatATGTAGATATGCTATGGCAGAGATGGTATCATATTGGTACCCCTATATTTGTCAAGTCACTTGCATCTCTGGGaaacaaaagaaaaagaaaattaaGATGA
- the LOC139841059 gene encoding F-box/kelch-repeat protein At3g06240-like has protein sequence MTFRKKIWGFGYDSTTDDYKVVVGFNEDSNSMLHMIFLVLSLKSNKWKVVRDGPNYLTYEAHGHIRDLPGVLFDGALHWLVDDTNEEKKVILSFDLSLEECKEIPQPDDDSYSCDDRTILRMFDQCLCISGFYDIHSNNDNNCGIWVMKNYNSSQLVLPSDDYRCKKYGADATTAYPLDIFPDNTWRFNNDDDDDNLSWRSWFDTLFPRLSISDVGVDNGFDLLSLSLSNLVKV, from the coding sequence ATGACCTTCAGGAAAAAAATTTGGGGTTTTGGTTATGATTCTACCACCGATGATTACAAGGTTGTTGTCGGCTTTAATGAAGATTCCAATTCCATGCTTCATATGATCTTTCTAGTGTTATCTTTAAAATCAAATAAATGGAAGGTCGTTAGAGACGGCCCCAATTATTTAACTTATGAAGCTCATGGCCATATTCGCGATCTTCCTGGTGTTTTATTTGATGGGGCGCTTCATTGGCTTGTGGATGATACAAACGAGGAGAAGAAAGTTATTCTTTCGTTTGATTTATCTTTAGAGGAATGTAAAGAAATCCCCCAACCTGATGATGATAGTTATTCATGTGATGATCGAACCATACTAAGAATGTTTGATCAATGTCTATGCATATCTGGTTTCTATGATATTcattcaaataatgataataactgcgGGATATGGGTGATGAAAAATTACAATTCTTCGCAACTGGTGCTTCCAAGTGATGATTACCGGTGTAAAAAGTATGGTGCTGATGCCACGACTGCATACCCACTGGATATCTTTCCAGACAACACTTGGCgttttaataatgatgatgatgatgataatctgTCATGGCGGAGTTGGTTTGATACACTTTTTCCACGACTATCTATAAGTGATGTAGGTGTAGATAATGGTTTCGACTTGTTAAGCTTGTCGCTTAGTAATCTTGTAAAAGTCTAA